A single window of Flavobacterium sp. 140616W15 DNA harbors:
- a CDS encoding HNH endonuclease signature motif containing protein, whose translation MKDETSLRNSGFNDADIARMKKGQVPVDHVVHHKKTLYRGGNNSYDNLDLLHKDDHGGKGIYGALHDYPEGANPYGAKYN comes from the coding sequence GTGAAAGATGAAACATCTTTAAGGAATAGTGGTTTTAATGATGCAGATATTGCTCGTATGAAAAAAGGACAAGTGCCAGTAGACCATGTTGTTCACCATAAAAAAACACTTTATAGAGGAGGTAATAATTCATACGATAATTTAGATTTATTACATAAAGATGACCATGGTGGAAAAGGAATTTATGGTGCTTTACATGATTATCCTGAAGGAGCTAATCCTTAT